One stretch of Arachis duranensis cultivar V14167 chromosome 1, aradu.V14167.gnm2.J7QH, whole genome shotgun sequence DNA includes these proteins:
- the LOC107477570 gene encoding uncharacterized protein LOC107477570, translating to MAMIMSEVNHQRIKTNGIWLHIAEQGTGPLVLLLHGFPEMWYSWRHQLKYLANHGYHAVAPDLRGYGDSDSPISPSSYTFMHVVGDLLGLIDHFGEHQAFVVGDDWGANIGWHMSLFRPDRIKGFVAIGVPYFPRIPTIKTVEAIRMAYGDNTHISQFQEPGRAERAFARYDCLTVMKKFMLATWTEFLAAPPGMEIIDFLPTPSALPSWITEEELMVFADKFQESGFTGAFNYYRAMDLNWELLAPWEGSKITVPTKFIAGERDFGFKSSGGTKDYVEGDLFKSLVPNLEVVIMDGHHFIHQEKAQQVSDEILSFIRKLSSD from the exons ATGGCCATGATCATGAGTGAAGTGAATCACCAAAGAATCAAAACCAACGGGATATGGTTGCACATAGCAGAGCAAGGAACAGGACCACTGGTTCTGCTGCTTCATGGCTTTCCAGAGATGTGGTATTCATGGCGCCACCAGCTCAAATACTTGGCCAACCATGGTTATCATGCAGTAGCACCTGATCTAAGAGGATATGGTGATTCAGATTCTCCTATCAGCCCCAGTTCCTACACTTTTATGCACGTAGTTGGTGACCTTTTAGGCCTCATTGACCACTTTGGGGAACACCAG GCATTTGTTGTTGGAGATGATTGGGGAGCAAACATTGGTTGGCACATGAGTCTCTTTAGGCCTGATAGAATTAAGGGATTTGTTGCTATAGGCGTTCCTTACTTCCCAAGGATTCCAACTATTAAAACCGTTGAAGCTATCAGAATGGCATATGGTGATAATACTCATATCTCCCAGTTCCAG GAACCGGGTCGAGCAGAGAGAGCCTTCGCAAGATATGATTGTTTGACAGTGATGAAGAAGTTCATGTTAGCCACTTGGACCGAATTTCTAGCAGCTCCTCCTGGCATGGAGATTATTGATTTCTTGCCAACACCTTCCGCTTTGCCATCTTGGATAACTGAAGAGGAACTCATGGTCTTTGCTGACAAATTTCAAGAGTCTGGTTTTACTGGTGCATTCAACTATTACCGTGCAATGGACCT AAACTGGGAGCTTCTTGCACCATGGGAGGGATCAAAGATTACAGTTCCAACAAAGTTCATTGCTGGAGAGAGAGACTTTGGTTTCAAAAGTAGTGGGGGTACAAAGGATTATGTGGAAGGAGACTTGTTTAAGAGTCTCGTTCCAAATCTGGAAGTAGTTATAATGGATGGCCACCATTTTATACATCAGGAGAAAGCTCAACAAGTTTCTGATGAAATCCTTTCATTCATCCGCAAATTATCTTCGGATTAA